A window of Geminocystis sp. M7585_C2015_104 contains these coding sequences:
- the proC gene encoding pyrroline-5-carboxylate reductase, with translation MSFSLGVIGGGVMAEAIISRLLEKNLYNGDNIIIGEPLVSRRQWWQKTYQVAVTEDNQRVLAESEILLLAVKPQNLKEVVASLKLDDTTNRPLVVSILAGVSLDLLAEGFPGLPLVRVMPNTPAVVGQAMTAITANDLVSPLQLQQVRAIFEAVGEVVEVPEYLMDAVTGLSGSGPAFVAMMVEALSDGGVAAGLPRQMALDLAIQTVLGTATLLKLKKLHPALLKEQVSSPGGTTIAGVMALEDRGFRGAVISAVMAAYKRARDGL, from the coding sequence GTGTCTTTCTCATTGGGTGTGATAGGCGGGGGAGTGATGGCAGAGGCTATTATTTCCCGCCTTTTGGAAAAAAACCTTTATAATGGGGACAATATCATAATAGGTGAACCCCTTGTGAGTCGTCGTCAGTGGTGGCAAAAAACCTACCAGGTAGCCGTCACTGAGGATAACCAAAGGGTATTGGCAGAATCAGAAATACTGTTGTTGGCAGTTAAACCACAGAACCTAAAAGAGGTGGTGGCCAGCCTAAAACTAGATGATACTACCAACCGCCCTCTGGTGGTGTCAATTTTAGCGGGGGTTTCTCTAGACCTTTTGGCGGAGGGTTTTCCCGGTTTGCCTCTTGTAAGGGTGATGCCTAATACGCCAGCAGTGGTAGGACAGGCCATGACGGCCATCACCGCCAATGACCTAGTATCCCCACTACAGTTGCAACAGGTGAGAGCTATATTCGAGGCCGTTGGGGAGGTGGTGGAGGTCCCAGAATACCTGATGGATGCGGTTACTGGCCTATCTGGGTCAGGCCCTGCCTTCGTGGCCATGATGGTAGAGGCTTTAAGTGACGGGGGAGTGGCCGCAGGATTGCCCAGACAAATGGCCTTGGATTTGGCCATTCAAACTGTCCTGGGTACAGCTACCCTCCTGAAACTTAAAAAACTACACCCAGCATTACTAAAGGAGCAAGTAAGTAGTCCAGGAGGTACCACCATTGCCGGGGTGATGGCATTGGAGGATAGAGGATTCCGTGGGGCCGTAATATCTGCGGTTATGGCTGCCTATAAGAGGGCCCGTGATGGCTTGTAG
- a CDS encoding aspartate carbamoyltransferase catalytic subunit, with amino-acid sequence MNTQWQRKHILSLEDFTVAEYDMVLSTALSFRSVLQSKTKKVPALQGQVVANLFFEPSTRTRSSFELAAKRLSADVLNFSPGTSSLTKGETILDTVTTYWSMGANIMVIRHSGSGVPLNIATQLDKLNSGVSVFNAGDGLHQHPSQGLLDLFTICSCLDAENPRISLLEGKKIAIVGDILHSRVARSNIYSLLAGGAEVHLAAPPTLLPMPFKEIVNNKHQGRLFIHWELKPALEGADFVMTLRLQKERMSDYLLPSLREYHQLFGITHERLKWCKPGVKVLHPGPVNRGVEISSELMDDPNYSLIGEQVTNGVAVRMALLYLIGNYKG; translated from the coding sequence ATGAATACACAGTGGCAAAGAAAACACATTCTCTCCCTAGAAGACTTTACCGTGGCAGAATATGACATGGTACTTAGTACTGCCCTTAGTTTTCGTTCTGTTCTACAGAGTAAGACAAAAAAAGTACCGGCCCTCCAGGGGCAAGTGGTGGCAAATCTATTCTTTGAGCCATCCACCCGCACTCGTAGCAGTTTTGAGTTAGCTGCCAAAAGACTTTCGGCAGATGTACTCAATTTTAGTCCAGGCACCTCCTCTTTGACTAAAGGGGAAACTATCCTGGATACAGTAACCACCTATTGGTCCATGGGGGCTAATATAATGGTAATCCGTCATAGTGGCTCTGGAGTGCCCCTGAATATAGCTACCCAGCTGGATAAATTGAATTCGGGGGTAAGTGTCTTTAATGCCGGTGATGGCCTACATCAACATCCATCCCAGGGATTGTTGGACTTGTTTACTATTTGTAGTTGTCTGGATGCAGAAAATCCCAGAATCTCCCTATTAGAGGGGAAAAAAATAGCTATTGTGGGAGATATTCTCCACTCCAGGGTGGCTCGTTCTAATATATACAGTCTACTGGCAGGCGGTGCAGAAGTTCACTTGGCCGCACCACCCACCCTTTTACCTATGCCATTCAAGGAGATAGTAAACAACAAACACCAAGGGCGTCTGTTTATCCACTGGGAATTAAAGCCGGCATTGGAAGGGGCAGATTTTGTTATGACACTACGCCTACAAAAAGAGAGAATGAGCGACTACCTTTTGCCCAGTCTGCGGGAATACCATCAGTTATTTGGCATTACTCATGAGAGACTGAAGTGGTGCAAGCCGGGAGTAAAAGTGCTACATCCTGGGCCCGTCAACAGGGGGGTAGAAATTAGTTCGGAACTAATGGATGACCCCAATTATAGCCTCATTGGGGAACAAGTAACCAATGGAGTTGCCGTCAGAATGGCCTTGTTATATCTGATTGGCAACTACAAGGGTTGA
- a CDS encoding chorismate lyase, producing the protein MLKVEQTVESWFRLETLWEGKEEIIRRGLPHSQLSPPWQMLLLGDGSTTRHLRLLTGEAIEVEIIEMSLVGDNRDNGPEDIEKVPPPRLRRQVWLKTASGQILAYAVSWWEASRVDEYLRNRNLPIWESLSNLHTELYRDIRGIYYGNSRALEEGFGEKGPFWGRHYFFWHRRQPITLIYEVFSPYLCRYLGKQ; encoded by the coding sequence ATGTTAAAAGTTGAGCAGACAGTAGAGTCATGGTTTCGTCTGGAAACGCTTTGGGAGGGGAAAGAGGAGATAATAAGAAGGGGATTGCCCCATAGTCAACTGTCGCCGCCCTGGCAAATGTTATTATTGGGAGATGGCTCTACTACTAGGCATTTAAGATTATTAACGGGGGAGGCTATTGAGGTGGAGATAATAGAAATGTCGTTGGTGGGGGATAATAGGGACAATGGGCCAGAGGATATTGAGAAGGTGCCTCCTCCAAGGTTGAGAAGACAGGTGTGGTTGAAGACGGCCAGTGGTCAAATTTTGGCCTATGCAGTTTCTTGGTGGGAAGCCAGTCGTGTAGATGAATATTTACGTAACAGAAATCTGCCTATTTGGGAAAGTTTGTCCAACTTACACACAGAATTATATAGGGACATTAGGGGGATTTACTATGGGAATAGTAGGGCACTAGAGGAGGGATTTGGGGAGAAAGGGCCTTTCTGGGGGAGGCATTATTTTTTCTGGCATCGTCGTCAACCCATTACTCTCATCTATGAGGTTTTTTCCCCCTATTTATGTCGCTATTTGGGGAAACAATAG
- a CDS encoding class I SAM-dependent methyltransferase: MSKFDRAAINWDENPIRVNMAKSVANGVRKFISLERRFNLLDFGCGTGLVSFFLAEDVGHITGIDNSKAMVEVFNKKAKENNINAQAYHIELSQEELNQNFDVIVSSMTFHHIKYPVDILKKLYRALKEGGCIAVAELVKEDGTFHEENDGVEHFGFEIKDMEKFFQEAGFRDIKHDIIYTVEKERGENKKEYPVFIMVGRK; encoded by the coding sequence ATGTCCAAGTTTGATAGAGCAGCCATCAACTGGGATGAAAACCCTATTAGAGTGAATATGGCAAAATCCGTCGCGAATGGTGTAAGAAAATTTATTTCTCTCGAAAGGAGATTCAATCTGTTAGACTTCGGATGTGGCACGGGATTGGTCTCATTTTTTCTGGCAGAAGATGTCGGACATATAACAGGGATAGACAACTCAAAGGCAATGGTAGAAGTATTTAACAAAAAGGCAAAAGAGAATAACATAAACGCCCAAGCTTACCATATAGAGTTGTCACAAGAGGAGTTAAACCAAAATTTTGATGTGATAGTGAGCAGTATGACATTTCATCATATAAAATATCCTGTTGATATACTCAAAAAATTATACAGGGCTCTAAAAGAAGGGGGTTGTATTGCAGTGGCAGAATTGGTGAAAGAAGATGGAACATTCCACGAAGAAAACGACGGAGTTGAACATTTTGGCTTTGAGATAAAAGACATGGAAAAATTTTTCCAAGAAGCGGGGTTTAGAGATATAAAACATGATATAATTTACACGGTAGAAAAGGAGAGGGGAGAAAATAAAAAAGAGTACCCAGTGTTTATAATGGTAGGGAGGAAATAA
- the queF gene encoding NADPH-dependent 7-cyano-7-deazaguanine reductase QueF, translating into MAEDMSDSQIKETKEMKYGERAIIEGQLTTFPNPRPGRIYDIDITLPEFTCKCPFSGYPDFATIHINYCPDEKIVELKALKLYINSYRDRYISHEEAVNQILDAFVAVAEPLYVTIKGDFNPRGNVHTVVTVKYTKPGFKSEQG; encoded by the coding sequence ATGGCTGAGGATATGTCCGACAGTCAAATCAAGGAAACCAAGGAGATGAAATACGGGGAAAGGGCAATCATAGAAGGGCAGTTGACCACCTTCCCCAATCCCCGTCCTGGTAGAATATACGACATTGATATTACTCTACCAGAGTTCACCTGTAAATGTCCCTTTTCCGGCTACCCGGACTTCGCCACCATTCACATCAACTACTGCCCGGATGAAAAAATAGTAGAATTGAAGGCATTGAAGCTATATATTAACAGTTACCGGGACCGTTATATTTCCCACGAGGAGGCGGTAAACCAGATTCTAGACGCCTTCGTGGCGGTGGCCGAGCCTCTCTATGTTACCATCAAGGGGGACTTCAATCCTCGGGGCAATGTGCACACAGTTGTAACCGTTAAATATACAAAACCTGGGTTTAAGTCGGAACAGGGGTAA
- a CDS encoding LL-diaminopimelate aminotransferase — translation MLVLSERVRLLERNVFADMDRAKTEAINQGKKIIDLSLGSADLSTAKPIIEAIEKSLYNPENHRYLLHGGTAEFRKVVADWYQKRFGNYVDWETEVLPLIGSQEGSAHFPLAVINPGDYALTLDPGYPSHAGGVYLASGQVYAMPLLEENNFLPQFADIPEAVLSKAKLMILSYPHNPTTAIAPRSFFEEAFVFCKKHNLILVHDFPYMDIYFGEERPISVLEVDKNKEISIEFFTFSKSYNMGGFRIGFAIGNSQLITALRKIKSIVDFNQYRGILQGAITALTSPQECVAETVRIYRERRDFLVSQLAKIGWQVPLPPATLYVWAKLPSPWQQNSIRYCVELLKETGVALSPGAGFGKYGEGYVRFALVQPPEILAEAVAKIALFHQKTC, via the coding sequence ATGCTAGTGCTATCGGAAAGAGTTAGACTCCTTGAAAGAAATGTCTTTGCCGACATGGATAGGGCAAAGACGGAAGCTATAAACCAGGGTAAAAAAATCATTGATCTTTCCCTAGGTTCAGCAGATTTGTCCACGGCAAAACCCATTATTGAAGCCATAGAAAAGTCCCTTTATAATCCCGAAAATCATCGTTATCTTTTACACGGAGGCACGGCAGAATTCAGAAAAGTTGTGGCCGACTGGTATCAAAAAAGATTTGGCAATTATGTGGATTGGGAAACAGAAGTCTTGCCCCTTATTGGCTCTCAGGAAGGGAGTGCTCATTTCCCCCTAGCCGTTATAAATCCAGGCGATTATGCCCTTACTTTAGATCCAGGTTATCCCTCTCATGCCGGCGGCGTTTATTTAGCAAGTGGTCAAGTTTATGCCATGCCTCTGTTAGAAGAAAATAATTTTTTACCCCAATTTGCTGATATTCCAGAGGCGGTTTTGTCTAAGGCAAAACTGATGATTTTAAGCTATCCCCACAACCCGACCACTGCCATCGCCCCCCGCAGTTTCTTTGAAGAGGCATTTGTCTTCTGCAAAAAGCACAATTTGATTTTGGTCCACGATTTCCCCTATATGGACATATATTTTGGGGAGGAAAGACCAATTTCAGTCCTGGAGGTAGACAAAAATAAGGAAATATCTATAGAGTTTTTCACCTTCTCAAAATCTTACAACATGGGAGGATTTAGAATAGGCTTTGCTATAGGCAATTCGCAACTAATTACAGCCCTGAGAAAGATAAAATCAATAGTAGATTTTAACCAATATAGGGGGATTTTACAGGGGGCAATTACCGCCTTGACATCCCCCCAAGAATGTGTGGCAGAAACGGTGAGAATATACAGAGAAAGACGGGACTTTCTGGTATCACAATTAGCTAAAATTGGCTGGCAAGTGCCCCTTCCTCCTGCTACCCTATATGTTTGGGCAAAACTCCCATCTCCCTGGCAACAAAATTCAATTCGATACTGTGTTGAATTGCTGAAAGAAACAGGTGTAGCCCTGTCGCCAGGTGCGGGTTTTGGAAAATATGGTGAAGGGTATGTTAGATTTGCTTTGGTACAACCGCCAGAAATTCTAGCAGAGGCAGTGGCTAAAATTGCCCTCTTCCACCAAAAAACCTGTTAG
- a CDS encoding MFS transporter has product MPSSPYIHLVFLFFSSLFFWIGNTCLLPVLPTYLEDTGLTAKQVGYIMACFAIGLLLSRVWLGKLADEGLKQTISRLSLPSAIGHAVLSLFRCCFGRLVYYPSRKIVIVIGTIVAFTAPLLYLFFVAVPQLVLIRAFHGISIAAFTTGYSALVVDLSPPQKKGELIGYMSLAVPIGMAIGPSVGGFLLDYTSNYQVVFITAALCGLIALGFIILVPEIIYKTETNISEEKPTEVGRSRGFLQLILSPSLLAPTVVLLLVGSIFGTLVTFLPLYIRHLRLDFNAGLFYSSAAIASFVVRFVAGKASDRYGRGVFITLSLLCYIIAMGLLTLGNSGETIMLAAITEGMGAGIIFPISLALVADRCSTSERGKAFAICISGFDLGVALGGPVLGAAVLDFGYRVLFASTTVMAILALLVFLTFSNKKPRYSWAFAFGLAPDLYAQ; this is encoded by the coding sequence CAACACCTGTCTGCTGCCCGTTTTACCAACATACCTGGAAGACACAGGGCTTACTGCCAAACAGGTGGGTTATATTATGGCCTGTTTCGCCATTGGCTTGTTATTATCCCGCGTCTGGTTGGGTAAACTAGCCGATGAGGGTTTAAAACAGACAATCTCTAGGTTGTCTCTGCCCTCTGCCATTGGCCATGCAGTTTTGAGCCTTTTTCGTTGTTGCTTCGGGAGGCTGGTATATTATCCCAGTCGTAAAATTGTGATTGTTATAGGCACAATAGTAGCCTTTACTGCCCCCCTATTATATCTCTTCTTTGTGGCTGTCCCCCAGTTGGTGTTGATTCGTGCCTTTCATGGGATAAGTATTGCAGCTTTCACTACAGGTTATAGTGCCCTAGTGGTAGACTTATCTCCTCCCCAGAAAAAGGGGGAATTGATAGGCTATATGAGTTTAGCTGTGCCCATTGGCATGGCCATTGGCCCCTCTGTGGGGGGTTTTTTGCTAGACTATACTAGTAATTACCAAGTGGTGTTTATTACAGCCGCCCTTTGTGGTCTGATTGCCCTTGGTTTTATAATCCTAGTCCCAGAAATCATCTATAAGACTGAGACTAATATCTCTGAGGAAAAGCCAACGGAGGTTGGCAGGAGTCGGGGTTTTCTGCAACTGATACTGTCTCCTTCCCTACTGGCCCCTACTGTGGTTTTACTGCTGGTGGGCTCCATTTTCGGCACTCTGGTGACATTTTTGCCCTTATATATCCGTCATCTGCGTCTAGATTTCAATGCCGGTTTGTTTTATTCTTCCGCCGCCATTGCCTCTTTTGTGGTTAGGTTTGTAGCCGGTAAGGCTTCAGACCGTTATGGGCGTGGTGTATTTATAACACTTAGTTTGTTGTGTTACATAATAGCTATGGGTCTGCTAACCCTGGGGAATAGTGGGGAAACCATTATGCTGGCGGCCATTACTGAGGGGATGGGTGCTGGCATAATTTTCCCTATAAGCCTTGCCCTGGTGGCAGATCGCTGTAGTACCAGTGAAAGGGGGAAGGCCTTTGCCATCTGTATCAGTGGTTTTGATTTAGGGGTAGCTTTGGGGGGGCCTGTTTTGGGCGCCGCCGTATTGGACTTTGGTTATCGTGTCCTGTTTGCTAGTACTACTGTTATGGCCATATTAGCCCTTTTGGTTTTCCTCACCTTCAGCAACAAAAAGCCCAGGTATTCATGGGCTTTTGCTTTTGGCTTGGCACCGGATTTATATGCCCAATAG
- a CDS encoding cell division protein SepF, whose amino-acid sequence MTAAEKSTKEGKSEAVVDGGEIPTPAASNIRRRRGRESQKPETFPPNSYLDSSHDTTMSGFPNNVIGMPGVNNMVAEVVVIEPHSFDEIPQVIQTLKEQRCVVLNLNVMEPEEAQRAVDFVAGGTYAIDGHQERIGESIFLFTPRNVKVSTITGKSYPNRKSGFASSEGLNKPITESLWDERGIGSLS is encoded by the coding sequence ATGACAGCCGCGGAGAAATCAACAAAAGAGGGGAAATCGGAGGCGGTGGTGGACGGGGGGGAAATACCAACACCTGCTGCCTCTAATATCCGTCGTCGCCGCGGCAGAGAGAGTCAAAAACCAGAAACCTTCCCCCCCAATTCTTATCTGGATAGCAGTCACGATACCACTATGTCTGGTTTTCCCAATAACGTAATTGGTATGCCTGGAGTTAACAATATGGTAGCCGAGGTAGTAGTAATTGAGCCCCACTCCTTTGACGAAATTCCCCAGGTGATTCAAACCCTAAAAGAACAAAGGTGTGTGGTATTAAATCTTAACGTAATGGAGCCGGAAGAGGCTCAGAGGGCAGTAGACTTTGTAGCAGGGGGCACTTATGCTATTGATGGACACCAAGAGAGAATAGGAGAAAGTATTTTCCTGTTTACCCCTAGAAATGTTAAGGTAAGCACCATTACGGGGAAATCCTATCCCAACCGCAAAAGTGGATTCGCCTCCTCGGAGGGTTTGAATAAACCCATTACAGAATCCCTTTGGGATGAAAGGGGTATAGGTAGTCTGAGTTAG
- a CDS encoding thioredoxin — translation MSQVIEINDSQFKSEVLQENKPVLAYFWAPWCGPCRLVSPSINWLAETYADRLKVVKLEVDPNPESVAFCKVEGVPALRLFKGGQIIKSYEGAIGKDKLREFVEEAI, via the coding sequence ATGAGTCAGGTGATAGAAATCAACGATTCTCAGTTTAAAAGCGAGGTTTTACAGGAAAATAAGCCCGTTTTGGCCTATTTCTGGGCTCCTTGGTGTGGCCCTTGTCGTCTTGTTTCTCCCTCCATCAACTGGCTAGCCGAGACCTACGCTGACCGTCTCAAGGTGGTAAAATTAGAAGTGGACCCCAATCCTGAAAGTGTAGCCTTCTGTAAAGTCGAAGGGGTGCCTGCCTTAAGACTTTTTAAGGGAGGCCAGATTATCAAAAGTTACGAAGGTGCTATCGGCAAAGACAAACTCAGAGAATTTGTTGAAGAAGCTATTTAA
- a CDS encoding trigger factor has protein sequence MKVTQEKLPASQIGLEIEIPAEITKFTYEKVITEIAQNTSIPGFRKGKAPRAVVLQRIGVDRIKAAVVDELISDSLKKAIEQESIPAIGNYQLRSNFEELVQQFDPEKPFVYRAAVDVPPEVNLGQYTGLHIKAEEVKYNPEDVDKLLRENQEKMATFVPVENRPAQMGDIVVIDFEGRKKAADNGEGEILPNFTAKEYQLELREGKFIPGFVEGIVGMNLEETKKLHLSLPEDYPQKDLAGKEVVVTVTLKEIKEKELPPLDDEFAKEISEFQTMAQLRESLEKQFREKAENETKYNIHNAIVEELLKHTQIDLPKTMIEEEVQSILLRTASQVQSYGLDVKRFFTKEMIARMRENAKPEASRNLHAHIILQKIAEKEGITVSEEEIKARCEEIRQELKDDVDETKLEQYVKSELTAEKTLQWLETHNQIELVPQGSLSKENSQPQSESQSQPNPETEG, from the coding sequence ATGAAAGTCACTCAGGAGAAACTGCCTGCTAGTCAAATTGGGTTGGAAATAGAAATCCCTGCAGAAATAACTAAATTTACCTACGAGAAGGTTATCACGGAAATTGCCCAGAATACCAGTATACCCGGGTTCAGAAAAGGAAAGGCTCCCCGTGCAGTTGTCCTGCAACGCATTGGCGTCGATAGAATCAAAGCAGCGGTTGTTGACGAGTTAATCTCCGACAGTCTTAAAAAAGCCATTGAACAAGAGTCTATTCCGGCTATTGGCAATTATCAACTACGTTCTAATTTTGAAGAACTTGTGCAACAATTTGACCCAGAAAAGCCCTTTGTATATCGTGCCGCCGTAGATGTGCCACCGGAGGTGAATTTAGGGCAGTATACTGGCTTACACATCAAGGCAGAGGAGGTTAAATACAATCCCGAGGATGTGGATAAACTGCTTAGGGAAAACCAAGAAAAAATGGCTACCTTTGTGCCGGTAGAAAATCGTCCAGCACAGATGGGGGATATAGTAGTAATAGACTTTGAAGGGCGCAAAAAAGCTGCTGACAACGGAGAAGGGGAAATTCTGCCCAATTTTACCGCCAAAGAATACCAGCTGGAGTTGAGGGAGGGCAAATTCATTCCCGGCTTTGTAGAAGGCATCGTTGGTATGAATCTGGAGGAAACTAAGAAGCTACACCTATCCCTGCCAGAAGACTATCCCCAAAAAGATTTAGCCGGCAAGGAGGTAGTTGTCACTGTAACCCTCAAGGAAATCAAAGAGAAAGAATTGCCCCCCCTAGATGACGAATTTGCCAAGGAAATCAGTGAATTCCAAACCATGGCTCAGTTGCGGGAATCCTTAGAAAAACAATTTCGGGAAAAGGCAGAAAATGAAACAAAGTACAACATTCACAATGCCATTGTTGAAGAATTGTTGAAACACACCCAAATCGATTTGCCAAAAACTATGATAGAGGAAGAGGTACAAAGTATCCTCCTCCGGACAGCAAGTCAGGTTCAAAGTTATGGACTCGATGTTAAGAGATTTTTCACCAAGGAGATGATCGCCCGAATGCGGGAGAATGCTAAGCCGGAAGCTAGCAGAAATCTCCATGCCCACATCATTCTGCAAAAAATAGCTGAAAAGGAGGGGATTACCGTCAGCGAGGAGGAAATCAAGGCGAGATGTGAGGAGATTAGACAAGAACTCAAAGACGACGTAGATGAAACCAAGTTGGAGCAATATGTAAAATCTGAGCTGACGGCAGAAAAAACTCTCCAGTGGCTAGAAACCCATAACCAAATTGAATTAGTGCCACAGGGGAGTCTGAGTAAAGAAAACAGCCAACCCCAGTCTGAGTCACAGTCTCAACCCAATCCAGAAACAGAAGGCTAA
- a CDS encoding carboxylating nicotinate-nucleotide diphosphorylase: protein MNYSLPHPLILDNLLRQWLLEDIGRGDHTTTSIFGDHKRGKAYWVLKEGGVVAGLPIAERVFRLLDDTVKCERLAEEGEEKEKGSIIFTCEGKVSALLTGERLALNLVMRLSGIATATRQYVAAIADYPTQLVDTRKTTPGLRMLEKYASRVGGAVNHRLGLDDAILIKDNHIQAAGGISQAIALVRKQIPYPLAIEVETNNLSQVKEAVEHQADIIMLDNMGVGEMREAVAFIRQHNPRILIEASGNVRLDNIRQIASTGVDYISTSAFITRAPWLDISMKIAP, encoded by the coding sequence ATGAATTATTCTCTACCCCACCCACTAATTTTAGATAATCTCCTGCGACAATGGCTGCTAGAAGATATTGGTCGAGGTGATCATACGACAACGAGTATTTTCGGCGACCACAAGAGGGGCAAGGCATACTGGGTATTAAAAGAGGGGGGAGTAGTTGCCGGTTTGCCCATAGCCGAAAGGGTGTTTCGTTTGTTGGATGATACTGTTAAATGCGAAAGACTGGCAGAGGAGGGGGAGGAGAAGGAGAAGGGAAGTATTATTTTTACCTGTGAGGGGAAAGTCTCTGCCTTACTCACCGGTGAAAGACTAGCCTTAAACCTTGTCATGCGACTTAGTGGAATTGCCACCGCCACTAGACAATACGTTGCCGCCATTGCCGACTACCCTACTCAATTAGTAGACACCAGGAAGACTACCCCGGGGTTACGAATGCTGGAAAAATACGCCTCCCGCGTAGGTGGCGCCGTCAATCATCGTCTCGGTTTGGATGATGCTATCCTGATTAAGGACAATCACATCCAGGCAGCCGGTGGTATTTCCCAAGCTATTGCTTTAGTCAGAAAACAGATACCCTATCCCCTTGCCATCGAAGTGGAAACTAATAACCTCTCCCAGGTAAAAGAGGCTGTTGAGCATCAGGCAGATATTATAATGTTGGACAATATGGGTGTAGGAGAAATGAGAGAGGCTGTTGCTTTTATTCGCCAACACAATCCCCGCATCCTCATTGAAGCCTCTGGCAACGTGCGTCTGGATAATATCAGACAGATAGCCTCCACCGGTGTTGATTATATCTCCACCAGTGCCTTTATCACACGGGCCCCCTGGTTGGATATTAGTATGAAAATTGCCCCTTAA